DNA sequence from the Anser cygnoides isolate HZ-2024a breed goose chromosome 7, Taihu_goose_T2T_genome, whole genome shotgun sequence genome:
GGGATGAGGGGAATAAAGACTCATCAATAAGATGCTCTTTCAATCATGTTCTGAGTGCACTAGAAGGCTCAGTGAGTAAAGACTAGCATTCAGAGAGTATTATGGAAGTTAATTACATTAACATTAATGCTAGCTATATGAATTCTGTGAAGCGCCATGAATATGTTCAGAACACTGTTAATACACAGTTCTCCACCCACAACGAGGAATCACCTTATGAAAGGTTAAGTCTTTCAACGTATATACAGTGGTCAAGACATTTCAACGGGAAGAAAGCTATGATCTCTGGCTCAGTTACGGTTCAGCTACTGCACAATATTGTCCAAAATAGGACACTGCAGCCCACTACATTTCCCGTTATCCTCATATGGTCTTTCTTGGTAATTCAGACAGCCCCTTCCCAGAGTACCTGACATAGGCTTTAATGCTCATGCGTGAATTCTGAAGACTTGTGTCCACAGTCAGGTGGATTGGATTGTGCGCTTCCCGGCTGTAATACTCGTGGATCAGGACAGAGTGTTCTGTGATGTCGTGACCTGTTGCATACCTTCAAACAAGCAAATATTGAAGAACCATTCTTCTAACATTTAAGTGCCCAGCATTTGGTATTTAACAGCTTTGTATCCTAAAAGCCTAATTTCCAAACACTGAGCTGCAGAGTATAGTAGATACAAATGTTTTAACTACGGAATTTGTAACTTTATGGCCAGCTGTCCTAGAATTGTAGGATTCAGGCTGAGCGCACACATGCCCAAAATGTGCAAAGGGCCATTGTAGTACCATCCACAAGGAGTCCAGTTGCCATCAGACACTAAGAGTCAGTTATTGGTCACAATGCTCTGGACCAAATCTTTCCTTGCAAACAAGAAGCATGCCAAGCAAATTTGGACCACCCAAGTAGATATTAAACAAATCACACATCTCTGTTCAGGAGGCAAGGCTTGTTAATCTagctccttcagctgctgtgCAATTAGCTTCCCACATACACAAGAAAACTCCTGTCATTAGAAGTGCACTTTGCCATGCCACTGAGGATTGTTGCTGAGAAAGGTAGGAATTCTGTGCTTGCAGGATTTTGCTCCACAGGAACAGGATTAAACTATTTTGTAGCATCAGAGAAGCCATGAAAAGACTAACGAAGCTAtccacagacacacacaggTTCTGTTCCTATTACACTCTACTGATCTTGCTTGGAATCACCAAGTACTTCCACCTTTTCTCCGAGAGCATCCACGTGCTCAAGGTAACATCACTCACTCCTCATGAGGCCTTTGAAGCTAAACTTCAAGCTACTCTTTTATGTTCTCCCTCCCTTCATTCTAACCAGTCATCTCCCATGGTACAGGTTGCATTACAAGTGGCTAGGCTCTAGCAGATCCACACAAGCATTCTCTCGCTCACTTTTGCGATGCTTTTTCTAGACCtaagcaaaaccaaaccctcCAAGACTCCAGTTGCGTGTCTTTCTATTCTAAGTTACAGCACTTTTACAGCTGGCTGTTTAATGAGAGCTGCAAGACCTTACTATCACGAGCATAGGTGCTTCTGCTTCTCAGCCTATGACGAGGAATGATGTATTTTGTGTGCTGTTGGGGTCCCACACAACTCTCACAGAACTTACCAGCCCAGGATGATCTCGCTGGGCGAGACCTTCTTGTGCAGCTCGTACATGTTTTTGGCGAACTCCATATCAACCGCCACCTGCAAAGCAGGACACAACCAAGTCAGCCGGCTGCGGGAATGTGGAGGGCACTGGGGCGGCaccgcccggcgccgccgccccaCCGTACCTCATCCTCAGACTCGTTGTGCGGCACGGAGAAGCAGTTGGTGACCTCCACCGAGTGCTTGTCCACGGTCCCTGCGGGGAGAGCAGCGCGGTTAACGGGGACTGAGGGGATCCGCGGCGGCCCtcccgccctccctcccccggCCCTCACCCAGCAGCGTGCCGATGACCCGCGCCGCGCCCTCGTTGCGCCGCTCGAAGCTGTCCACGATGGAGGCGAGCACCACCGGGTGCAGCCGCACCACGCGGCCGCCGGGGAAGGGGCCCGAGAGCGCGGCGGACAGCGGCGGGGCAGGCTGCGGTGCCAGtgccggcggggcggcggcgggggggggcgctgccgcTGTAGGGGGTGCCGCTGGcggggtgggagctgggggtgcagcagaaGGCGCCGCAGCCACAGGGGGAGCCGGAGCCGCCATTTTGCGAAAGAGAGAGGGTAGGAGGGTCAACGGCGATAATGATTGGCTGAGCGGGATGCCTGTCACGAAGTGCTGTGTTTCTATTGGGGAAAGGGGTGCGCTAAGGACCGCCTGGCAGCCGTCAGCCAATCTGCGGGGAGAGGTGAGGGTTGGTGCTCCGATTGAGGAGGAGCACGCTGCTGCGGCTGGAGCTTAACCTTGGTCCCGCCCTCTCGGCGCCAGAAGCTTCCTTGATTGGGCCTTCGCGCGCACCGCCTCCGTGTCCCTCAGCTCTCTCATTGGGTGGCGGCGCTCTTAACGCCTGTCCGTCAGGCTAAGCAGCCCGGCCGGCGCTGCGCGAGTGTGCAGTggctgctggagggggggggggggagccgccaTCACACCGCCACTTCACCTTTCCAGTCGTTACCCTAAGGCTGAGCTTGGCGCGTGTTCGTGTGCTCGGCCTAGTTCAAAGCTTTCCCCCCACAGCTTCCAACGTCACTTTGGCAAACTTTTGAGAACAGCAGGTGCCTGCAACGTTTGCTTTTTGCCTCTAGCAGTTCTTTTACTTGAGGGTGTTGGTGCTCCTGCACACGTACGGGAGCGCAGAAGGAGCCAGTGGTCTCGCCCCTAAATAAAACGTTCAGTTGGGTGAAGCTGTGCTAGCCAAAAACTGCATCAGTTCTCTGGTACTGGTTCATCAGGTGGGGGTTTGAATAACCGAGAATGTTTCCAGGGAGCTCTTTTCCAGGTGCTGCAGACAGGAGAGTGCAGTGGTGGTTACCGCACCTATACTCTTCAGCCCTGGGCTCCTGAGGTGCTGCTCCCTGGGTTACCTTTTCAAGTCCTATCCACATCACAAACGACTTGGGCACGACTGGGTCTTCTCAATTTCAGCTTGCTTCATTAGCTGGGGGATGAATGCCATCAAATGATAAGCAGCTTCAACCTGATCACTGAAGCATATCGAGAGCagctgaataaaaagaaaatactttctacCCATGTGCTAGCAATTTGTGGAACACCTGTCAAAGCCACAAAGTAGACTAAATGCTTGGGAACACGAGcagtttttatcttttcctaAAAGTGCATTCCATAGTGTGTGCACCTGTAAAAACTGGATCTCCTGTTAGGCTTTCGCTGTGCACCCTTCATTTCCTATAGGTGTGTCCAGGTCAAATTGCATAAGGTTTTAAAACGTTTCTGCTCCAGGAGCTTTGGTGCGTCGTTGAGAAGTTTAATGTGTGAGGCGTGCTTGTTAGAAAGCAGCTGTTTGATCTCATTTTGTTTGCATGAAACTAAGCCTCAGTGCTTAATTTTGCATAGTCAGCAGAGAGTTCATGTGAAGTAAGCAAGCTCTTTAACATCTGCCCATTATATCTTCACATTGCCACCTTTAAAATTGGGCAACTTAATACATACCTGCAGCTGTGCTTTGAAACTGGCAACTG
Encoded proteins:
- the EIF3F gene encoding eukaryotic translation initiation factor 3 subunit F, producing the protein MAAPAPPVAAAPSAAPPAPTPPAAPPTAAAPPPAAAPPALAPQPAPPLSAALSGPFPGGRVVRLHPVVLASIVDSFERRNEGAARVIGTLLGTVDKHSVEVTNCFSVPHNESEDEVAVDMEFAKNMYELHKKVSPSEIILGWYATGHDITEHSVLIHEYYSREAHNPIHLTVDTSLQNSRMSIKAYVSAPMGVPGKTMGVMFTPLTVKYVYYDTERIGVDLIMKTCFSPNRVIGLSSDLQQVGSASARIQDTLTMVLQYAEDVLSGKAAADNTVGRFLMDLINQVPKISPEDFETMLNSNINDLLMVTYLANLTQSQIALNEKLLSL